One region of Oryza glaberrima chromosome 7, OglaRS2, whole genome shotgun sequence genomic DNA includes:
- the LOC127779475 gene encoding amino acid permease 6, giving the protein MGMERQETKVATTAAAAFNLAESGYGDRPDLDDDGREKRTGTLVTASAHIITAVIGSGVLSLAWAIAQLGWVIGPAVLVAFSVITWFCSSLLADCYRSPDPVHGKRNYTYGQAVRANLGVAKYRLCSVAQYVNLVGVTIGYTITTAISMGAIKRSNCFHRNGHDAACVASDTTNMIIFAGIQILLSQLPNFHKIWWLSIVAAVMSLAYSTIGLGLSIAKIAGGAHPEATLTGVTVGVDVSASEKIWRTFQSLGDIAFAYSYSNVLIEIQDTLRSSPAENEVMKKASFIGVSTTTTFYMLCGVLGYAAFGNRAPGNFLTGFGFYEPFWLVDVGNVCIVVHLVGAYQVFCQPIYQFAEAWARSRWPDSAFVNGERVLRLPLGAGDFPVSALRLVWRTAYVVLTAVAAMAFPFFNDFLGLIGAVSFWPLTVYFPVQMYMSQAKVRRFSPTWTWMNVLSLACLVVSLLAAAGSIQGLIKSVAHYKPFSVSS; this is encoded by the exons ATGGGGATGGAGAGGCAAGAGACGAAggtggccaccaccgccgccgccgccttcaaccTCGCCGAGTCCGGCTACGGCGACCGCcccgacctcgacgacgacggccgcgagAAGCGCACAG GGACGCTGGTGACGGCGAGCGCGCACATAATAACGGCGGTGATCGGCTCCGGCGTGCTGTCGCTGGCGTGGGCGATAGCGCAGCTGGGGTGGGTGATCGGCCCCGCCGTGCTGGTGGCGTTCTCGGTCATAACCTGGTTCTGCTCCAGCCTCCTCGCCGACTGCTACCGATCTCCCGACCCCGTCCATGGCAAGCGCAACTACACCTACGGCCAAGCCGTCAGGGCCAACCTAG GTGTTGCCAAGTACAGGCTCTGCTCGGTTGCACAGTACGTCAATCTCGTCGGCGTCACCATTGGCTACACCATCACTACGGCCATCAGCATGGG GGCGATCAAACGGTCCAACTGCTTCCATCGCAACGGCCACGATGCAGCCTGCGTGGCGTCTGACACGACCAACATGATCATATTTGCTGGCATCCAAATCCTCCTCTCGCAGCTGCCgaattttcacaaaatttggTGGCTCTCCATTGTCGCTGCTGTCATGTCACTGGCCTACTCAACCATTGGCCTTGGCCTCTCCATAGCAAAAATTGCAG gtggggcccaccccgAGGCAACCCTCACAGGGGTGACTGTTGGAGTGGATGTGTCTGCAAGTGAGAAAATCTGGAGAACTTTTCAGTCACTTGGTGACATTGCCTTTGCATACTCCTACTCCAATGTCCTCATAGAAATTCag GACACGCTGCGATCGAGCCCGGCGGAGAACGAGGTGATGAAGAAGGCGTCGTTCATCGGcgtgtcgacgacgacgacgttcTACATGCTGTGCGGCGTCCTCGGCTACGCGGCGTTCGGCAACCGCGCGCCGGGGAACTTCCTCACCGGCTTCGGCTTCTACGAGCCCTTCTGGCTCGTCGACGTCGGCAACGTCTGCATCGTCGTCCACCTCGTCGGCGCCTACCAGGTCTTCTGCCAGCCCATCTACCAGTTCGCCGAGGCCTGGGCGCGCTCGCGGTGGCCGGACAGCGCCTTCGTCAACGGCGAGCGCGTGCTCCGGCTGccgctcggcgccggcgacttCCCCGTCAGCGCGCTCCGCCTCGTCTGGCGCACGGCCTACGTCgtgctcaccgccgtcgccgccatggcgttCCCCTTCTTCAACGACTTCCTCGGCCTCATCGGCGCCGTCTCCTTCTGGCCGCTCACCGTCTACTTCCCCGTCCAGATGTACATGTCTCAGGCCAAGGTCCGGCGGTTCTCGCCGACGTGGACGTGGATGAACGTGCTCAGCCTCGCCTGCCtcgtcgtctccctcctcgccgccgccggctccatCCAGGGCCTCATCAAATCCGTCGCACATTACAAGCCATTCAGCGTCTCCTCATGA
- the LOC127779486 gene encoding leucine-rich repeat receptor-like serine/threonine-protein kinase BAM1, whose translation MRLHHHHLAVVLLAAVAASATAAAGGEADALLAVKAALDDPAGALASWTTNTTSSPCAWSGVACNARGAVVGLDVSGRNLTGGVPGAALSGLQHLARLDLAANALSGPIPAALSRLAPFLTHLNLSNNGLNGTFPPQLSRLRALRVLDLYNNNLTGALPLEVVSMAQLRHLHLGGNFFSGGIPPEYGRWGRLQYLAVSGNELSGKIPPELGNLTSLRELYIGYFNSYSGGIPPELGNMTDLVRLDAANCGLSGEIPPELGNLANLDTLFLQVNGLAGGIPRELGKLASLSSLDLSNNALAGEIPATFADLKNLTLLNLFRNKLRGDIPEFVGDLPSLEVLQLWENNFTGGIPRRLGRNGRFQLLDLSSNRLTGTLPPDLCAGGKLETLIALGNSLFGAIPPSLGKCTSLTRVRLGDNYLNGSIPEGLFELPNLTQVELQDNLISGGFPAVSGTGAPNLGQISLSNNQLTGALPAFIGSFSGVQKLLLDQNAFTGEIPPEIGRLQQLSKADLSGNSFDGGVPPEIGKCRLLTYLDLSRNNLSGEIPPAISGMRILNYLNLSRNQLDGEIPATIAAMQSLTAVDFSYNNLSGLVPATGQFSYFNATSFVGNPGLCGPYLGPCHPGAPGTDHGGRSHGGLSNSFKLLIVLGLLALSIAFAAMAILKARSLKKASEARAWKLTAFQRLEFTCDDVLDSLKEENIIGKGGAGTVYKGTMPDGEHVAVKRLPAMSRGSSHDHGFSAEIQTLGRIRHRYIVRLLGFCSNNETNLLVYEYMPNGSLGELLHGKKGGHLHWDTRYKVAVEAAKGLCYLHHDCSPPILHRDVKSNNILLDSDFEAHVADFGLAKFLQDSGTSECMSAIAGSYGYIAPEYAYTLKVDEKSDVYSFGVVLLELITGKKPVGEFGDGVDIVQWVKTMTDSNKEHVIKILDPRLSTVPVHEVMHVFYVALLCVEEQSVQRPTMREVVQILSELPKPTSKQGEEPPSGEGAVSDLVVPAESAEANEAKEQQQQQLNSPSSPPPDLISI comes from the exons atgcgcctccaccaccaccacctcgccgtcgtcctcctcgccgccgtggcggcgtcggcgacggcggcggccggtggcgaaGCCGACGCGCTCCTCGCGGTGAAGGCGGCGCTCGACGACCCGGCGGGCGCGCTCGCGTCGTGGACGACGAACACCACCTCGAGCCCGTGCGCGTGGTCGGGCGTGGCGTGCaacgcgcgcggcgcggtggtggggcTCGACGTGTCCGGGCgcaacctcaccggcggcgtGCCCGGCGCCGCGCTGTCGGGGCTCCAGCACCTGGCGCGGCTCGACCTCGCCGCGAACGCGCTGTCGGGGCCCATCCCGGCGGCGTTGTCCCGCCTCGCGCCGTTCCTCACCCACCTCAACCTCTCCAACAACGGCCTCAATGGCACCTTCCCGCCGCAGCTGTCGCGGCTCCGCGCGCTCCGGGTGCTCGACCTCTACAacaacaacctcaccggcgcGCTCCCGCTCGAGGTGGTGTCCATGGCGCagctccgccacctccacctcggcGGCAACTTCTTCTCCGGCGGGATCCCGCCCGAGTACGGCCGGTGGGGGAGGCTCCAGTACCTCGCCGTCTCCGGCAACGAGCTCTCCGGGAAGATACCACCGGAGCTAGGCAACCTGACGAGCCTCAGGGAGCTCTACATCGGCTACTTCAACAGCTACTCCGGTGGGATACCACCCGAGCTCGGCAACATGAccgacctcgtccgcctcgacgccgccaaCTGCGGCCTCTCCGGCGAGATCCCACCGGAGTTGGGCAACCTCGCGAACCTGGACACGCTGTTCCTGCAGGTgaacggcctcgccggcggcatccCGCGCGAGCTCGGCAAGCTCGCGAGCCTCAGCTCGCTCGACCTGTCCAACaacgcgctcgccggcgagatcCCGGCGACGTTCGCCGACCTCAAGAACCTCACCCTGCTCAACCTGTTCCGGAACAAGCTGCGAGGCGACATCCCGGAGTTCGTCGGCGACCTGCCCAGCCTCGAGGTGCTGCAGCTATGGGAGAACAACTTCACCGGCGGGATCCCTCGCCGGCTGGGCCGCAACGGGAGGTTCCAGCTGCTCGACCTCTCGTCGAACCGCCTCACCGGCACGCTGCCGCCGGACCTCTGCGCCGGCGGCAAGCTGGAGACGCTCATCGCTCTCGGCAACTCGCTCTTCGGCGCCATCCCCCCCTCCCTCGGCAAGTGCACGTCGCTCACCCGTGTCCGCCTCGGCGACAACTACCTCAATGGCTCCATCCCCGAGGGTCTCTTCGAGCTCCCGAACCTGACTCAGGTGGAGCTCCAGGATAATCTCATCTCCGGCGGCTTCCCGGCGGTGTCCGGCACCGGCGCGCCGAATCTTGGCCAGATTAGCCTCTCCAACAACCAGCTCACCGGAGCATTGCCGGCGTTCATCGGGAGCTTCTCCGGTGTTCAGAAATTGCTCCTTGATCAGAACGCGTTCACCGGCGAAATCCCGCCGGAGATTGGCCGGCTGCAGCAGCTGTCCAAGGCTGACCTCAGTGGCAATTcgttcgacggcggcgtgccGCCGGAGATTGGGAAATGCCGGCTGCTCACCTACCTTGACCTCAGTAGGAACAACCTCTCCGGTGAGATACCGCCGGCCATCTCTGGGATGCGGATACTGAACTATCTGAACCTGTCAAGGAACCAGCTCGACGGCGAGATTCCGGCCACCATTGCCGCAATGCAAAGCCTCACCGCCGTGGATTTCTCGTACAACAACCTGTCCGGGCTCGTGCCGGCCACAGGGCAATTCAGCTACTTCAATGCCACATCCTTCGTCGGCAACCCGGGATTGTGCGGGCCGTACCTCGGGCCATGCCATCCCGGTGCTCCCGGCACTGACCATGGCGGCCGCAGCCATGGTGGACTCTCCAATAGCTTCAAGCTGCTGATTGTGCTAGGATTGCTTGCCCTGTCAATTGCATTTGCTGCCATGGCGATCTTGAAGGCCCGGTCACTGAAGAAGGCGAGTGAGGCGCGTGCTTGGAAGCTCACCGCATTCCAGCGCCTCGAATTCACCTGCGACGATGTGCTTGATAGTCTCAAGGAGGAGAACATCATTGGCAAAGGTGGAGCTGGGACTGTGTACAAGGGGACAATGCCGGATGGTGAACATGTCGCAGTGAAGCGGCTTCCCGCCATGAGCCGTGGTTCCTCCCATGATCACGGGTTCTCCGCGGAGATTCAGACGCTCGGGAGGATCCGGCACCGCTACATTGTGAGGTTGCTCGGCTTCTGCTCGAACAATGAGACGAACCTACTCGTTTACGAGTATATGCCCAATGGCAGCCTTGGGGAGCTACTCCATGGCAAGAAGGGTGGCCACCTGCATTGGGACACAAGGTACAAGGTTGCTGTTGAGGCTGCCAAGGGGCTCTGCTACCTGCACCATGATTGCTCACCGCCGATATTGCACCGCGATGTCAAGTCGAACAACATTCTCCTTGACTCCGATTTTGAAGCGCATGTTGCTGACTTCGGGCTTGCCAAGTTCTTGCAGGACTCTGGCACATCAGAGTGCATGTCTGCAATTGCTGGCTCTTATGGTTATATTGCTCCTG AGTATGCATATACGCTCAAGGTCGATGAGAAGAGCGATGTCTACAGCTTCGGTGTTGTGCTCCTTGAGCTGATCACCGGAAAGAAGCCGGTAGGGGAGTTTGGGGATGGCGTCGACATCGTTCAGTGGGTCAAGACGATGACGGACTCGAACAAGGAACATGTGATCAAGATCTTGGACCCTAGGCTCTCAACTGTGCCGGTCCACGAGGTCATGCACGTCTTCTACGTCGCATTGCTTTGCGTCGAGGAGCAGAGCGTGCAGCGACCGACAATGAGGGAGGTGGTGCAGATCCTCAGTGAGCTTCCCAAGCCGACATCGAAGCAAGGGGAGGAGCCTCCTAGTGGTGAAGGTGCTGTGTCTGATCTTGTAGTGCCAGCTGAATCTGCAGAGGCCAATGAAGCcaaagagcagcagcagcagcagctaaacTCACCATCTTCACCGCCACCTGATCTCATCAGCATATGA